Proteins encoded together in one Muntiacus reevesi chromosome 22, mMunRee1.1, whole genome shotgun sequence window:
- the HAUS3 gene encoding HAUS augmin-like complex subunit 3 isoform X1, translating into MSCGKDFVETLKKIGYPKADSLNGEDFDWLFVENEPFLKWFCENVNEQNVLSEEELEAFSILQKSGKPILEGAALDEVLKTCKASDLKTPTLNDKELEKLEDEVQTLQKLKNLKIQRRNKCQLMASVTSHKSLRLKAKQEETNKKLKQSQGILNATNTKISNELHTLTDGVAKLMTFFRRSNLGQGTNPLVFLSQFSLQNYLSQEEQSTAALTLYTKKQFFQGIHEVVESSNEENFQLLDMQAPSVCDNQEVLEESRLEMARLQLAYICAQHQLIHLKANNLSLKSSIKWAEENLHSLTSKALGKDNLDAKISNLNSEILKLEEQITHIKDKILPAVVKENAQLLNMPVVKGDFDRQIAKQDYYTARQEFVLNQLIKQKASFDLLHLSYEIELRKHWDIYRQLENLVHLLNQSNLMFHQRLKMLTDPSVSQQINPRNTIDTKDSSTHRLYQLLEGENKKKELFITHGNLEEVAEKLKQDVSLVQEQLAVSAQEHSSFLSKLNNDVNMLCEALYQGGNQLLLSDQELTEQFHQVESQLNKLNHHLTDIFADVKTKRKLLASNKLHQVERELYVYFLKDEDYLKNIVENLENQSKIKTTGLED; encoded by the exons ATGAGCTGTGGAAAAGATTTtgtggaaacattaaaaaaaattggttaTCCCAAAGCTGATAGTCTTAATGGGGAAGATTTTGACTGGTTGTTTGTTGAAAATGAACCATTTTTGAAGTGGTTTTGTGAGAATGTGAATGAACAGAACGTATTGTCTGAAGAGGAATTGGAAGCTTTTAGCATTCTTCAAAAATCAGGCAAGCCCATCCTAGAAGGAGCAGCATTGGATGAAGTTCTTAAAACTTGTAAAGCTTCTGATTTGAAGACACCCACCTTGAATGACAAAGAGCTAGAGAAATTAGAGGATGAGGTTCAAACTCTGCAGAAATTAAAGAACCTAAAAATTCAGCGACGTAATAAATGCCAATTGATGGCTTCAGTAACTAGTCACAAATCTCTGAGGTTAAAGGCTAAACAAGAAGAAACCAATAAAAAGCTGAAACAGAGTCAAGGAATTCTAAATGCTACAAATACTAAGATCAGTAATGAACTTCACACTCTTACTGATGGAGTTGCCAAGTTAATGACGTTTTTCAGACGATCAAATTTGGGTCAAGGAACAAATCCACTGGTGTTTTTatctcagttttcattgcaaaACTATCTAAGCCAAGAAGAGCAAAGTACGGCAGCATTAACCTTATATACCAAAAAACAGTTCTTTCAGGGTATACATGAAGTAGTCGAAAgttcaaatgaagaaaattttcAACTTTTAGATATGCAGGCACCGTCTGTTTGTGATAATCAAGAAGTTCTTGAGGAGAGCCGGCTAGAAATGGCTAGGCTGCAGCTGGCATACATTTGTGCTCAACATCAGTTAATTCACTTGAAAGCAAATAATTTGAGCCTGAAGTCAAGTATAAAGTGGGCAGAGGAGAATCTTCATAGCCTCACGAGCAAG GCTCTTGGCAAAGATAATTTGGATGCTAAAATTTCTAACTTGAACAGTGAAATTCTGAAACTTGAAGAACAAATCACTcatataaaagacaaaattttgCCTGCCGTGGTAAAAGAGAATGCCCAATTATTGAATATGCCAGTTGTAAAGGGAGATTTTGATCGACAGATTGCTAAACAAGACTATTACACAGCAAGACAAGAGTTTGTTTTAAATCAGTTGATAAAGCAAAAGGCATCATTTGATCTTCTTCATTTATCATATGAAATTGAATTGAGAAAGCATTGGGACATATATCGTCAGCTGGAAAACTTGGTTCACCTACTTAATCAAAGTAATTTGATGTTCCACCAACGATTAAAAATGCTAACAGACCCATCAGTATCTCAGCAGATAAATCCAAGGAATACCATTGATACCAAGGATTCTTCTACTCATAG GCTTTATCAACTTTTAGAAggagagaataagaaaaaagaattgtttATAACCCATGGAAACCTGGAAGAAGTAGCTGAGAAGTTAAAACAGGATGTTTCTTTGGTACAAGAGCAGTTGGCAGTATCTGCTCAAGAACATTCTTCCTTTCTGTCCAAACTAAACAATGATGTGAATATGCTTTGTGAAGCTTTGTATCAAGGAGGAAATCAGCTTTTGCTTAGTGATCAG gaGCTAACGGAGCAGTTTCATCAAGTTGAATCTCAGCTAAATAAACTAAATCATCATCTTACTGATATTTTTGCTGAtgtgaagacaaaaagaaaacttttggcATCTAATAAGCTGCATCAAGTGGAAAGagaattatatgtatattttttaaaagatgaagattATCTGAAAAATATTGTGGAGAATTTAGAAAACCAATCAAAGATTAAGACCACTGGTCTTGAAGACTGA
- the MXD4 gene encoding max dimerization protein 4: MELNSLLILLEAAEYLERRDREAEHGYASVLPFDGDFARKKTKAAGLVRKAPNNRSSHNELEKHRRAKLRLYLEQLKQLVPLGPDSTRHTTLSLLKRAKMHIKKLEEQDRRALSIKEQLQREHRFLKRRLEQLSAQSLERVRTDSTGSAVSTDDSEQEVDVEGMEFGPGELDSVGSSSDVEDHYSLRGSGCSHGSFGPPCRRPGRPGLS, translated from the exons TGCTGGAGGCGGCCGAGTACCTGGAGCGCAGGGACCGAG AGGCCGAGCACGGCTACGCGTCGGTGCTGCCCTTCGACGGCGACTTCGCCAGGAAGAAAACAAAGGCGGCCGGCCTGGTGCGCAAGGCCCCGAACAACAG GTCCTCACACAATGAACTAGAAAAGCACAG ACGAGCCAAACTCCGGCTCTACCTGGAGCAGCTCAAGCAGCTAGTGCCCCTGGGCCCGGACAGCACCCGCCACACCACACTGAGCCTCCTGAAGCGTGCCAAGATGCACATCAAG aaactGGAGGAGCAGGACCGGCGGGCGCTGAGCATCAAGGAGCAGCTGCAGCGGGAGCACCGCTTCCTGAAGCGGCGCCTGGAGCAGCTGTCGGCGCAGAGCCTGGAGCGCGTGCGCACCGACAGCACGGGCTCCGCAGTCTCCACCGATGACTCGGAGCAAG AAGTGGACGTCGAGGGCATGGAGTTTGGCCCCGGCGAGCTGGACAGTGTGGGCAGCAGCAGTGACGTGGAGGACCACTACAGCCTGCGGGGCAGCGGCTGCAGCCACGGCAGCTTCGGGCCCCCGTGCCGGCGGCCTGGCCGCCCCGGCCTCTCGTAG